The DNA segment ACTGTGACATACCTGCCCAGAATTTTTACCAGACGTTCCTCAAGGTACTTGTATTCCTCTTTGTCGGAATAATCCCCGAAGCCCCCTTTATCGTAGTAGTGAAGATAAATGATCACTTCGCTATTCGGGGAAGTGACTTCAAGGAACGAGCTTCCATCGCCGATCTGCTTCTCCTGAATCCCCCATCCGCTTGGGACATCGATCTTCAGCGCCGCCTTTTTATAGGAGTAGTACTTTGCCTGAGCGACACCCATACCGACAAAAACCGCCAATAACACACCTAACACTCTTTTCATAGGAACCTCCTAAAAATGATTCTTTCTTATTCTTGTATAACGTAAAGGTATCATAGTAATTTATATAATGCAACAAAACAATAATATAATATATATAGAACATATATATTAAACATACAATAACCGCACAATATATTATACTTGTAGAAGAAGAATAGATATAGAATATGTTAAGTTACACAATGCGGTTAGATTAATAAGTTATATTAATTTTGCAAAAAAATAACATAATACTTAACGGTTCAACGATGAGCGGTCTTTTTTTATTGACAAATCCCGCGCGCGGGTGTATATTCATTGTAGATACAATGGAGGCGATATGAAATCGGCAGTGCAGAAATGGGGAAACAGTCTTGCCGTGAGAATTCCCGCGAATTACGCGAAGGATGTGCGGATTCAGGAAGGGTCGGCTGTAGAGGTGACGGTCGAGGAAAACAGGATAGTCATCATCCCTGAAACAAAGGGCAGCCGACTGGAAGAAATGCTCTCCCGCATCGACGAGAATAACCTGCATGGGGAAACCGATACCGGAGGACAAGTTGGCAGCGAAATCTGGTAGCTATATCCCCGACAGGGGCGATATCGTTTGGCTCATGTTCAATCCGCGGAGCGGGCACGAACAGTCAGGGCATCGTCCCGCATTGGTCATTTCCCCGAAAGCGTATAATGCAAAAACGGGACTCGCGCTGTTCTGTCCTATCACCACGAAAATCAAGGGATATCCGTTCGAGATCAGAGTTAACGCGGGAGATAAAATAAACGGAGCCGTACTTTGCGACCAAGTAAAAAGTCTCGACTGGCGTGCGCGTGACGCGAGGTTTATCACCGCCGCGCCGGGAGATATTATCGCCGGAGTAATCGGGTTTATAAACCTTTTAATCAATGAGTGATAGCCGGGATATGGCGGTTTGTAAAAATCTCGATGCTGAATCAAATAGGGAAGGCGCGAATGGATCGTAAAGAACCGTGGTGGAAAATGCTCGTCTTTATTCCCGTATTTTTATTATTATTCGCAATGAATTATTTTATCGGATTGATTGATAACCCGGCGTACTCAACGGATATCGCCGGGGATTGGCAATGGATCAGGACGAGTATGATGACGAAATTACCGCTGTGACCACGGATAATTGATATATGAAAGAAATCACTAACGCTATGAAAGTTCTCGGGCTGACTGCCGACGCCACACCCACTGAAGTCAAGAAAGCGTACCGCGCGCTCGCGAAGGAGAATCATCCCGACCGCGAGGCCGACCCCGCGCGGAAACGGTCGTGCGAGGAAGCGATGGCGCGCATCAATACCGCCTATAAGGAAATTACCGCATGGCTGAAAACGCATAAAAATTTCCCCAAGCCCCCCGGGAAAGAGCCGCCCGCCGAGGACGATTATTCGCTCTACAAGCAGGGAGTGGCGTTCTGCGA comes from the Brevinematales bacterium genome and includes:
- a CDS encoding AbrB/MazE/SpoVT family DNA-binding domain-containing protein, with product MKSAVQKWGNSLAVRIPANYAKDVRIQEGSAVEVTVEENRIVIIPETKGSRLEEMLSRIDENNLHGETDTGGQVGSEIW
- the mazF gene encoding endoribonuclease MazF; the encoded protein is MGKPIPEDKLAAKSGSYIPDRGDIVWLMFNPRSGHEQSGHRPALVISPKAYNAKTGLALFCPITTKIKGYPFEIRVNAGDKINGAVLCDQVKSLDWRARDARFITAAPGDIIAGVIGFINLLINE
- a CDS encoding DnaJ domain-containing protein, giving the protein MTNAMKVLGLTADATPTEVKKAYRALAKENHPDREADPARKRSCEEAMARINTAYKEITAWLKTHKNFPKPPGKEPPAEDDYSLYKQGVAFCDKHTGSISLKFKDIVYDMDKLLEKKRDIGRARECFARVLSDYPDSDWAYDSEERLNKIDSAFANLDNSIEFVRTHQLSRTPRGTPEWKERE